In Elephas maximus indicus isolate mEleMax1 chromosome 7, mEleMax1 primary haplotype, whole genome shotgun sequence, the following proteins share a genomic window:
- the LOC126078681 gene encoding olfactory receptor 8K3-like, protein MDKQNLTVIKEFILMGITDRPELQAPFFGLFLIIYMISVVGNLGMIILTKMDSRLKTPMYFFLRHLAFIDLGHSTSVGPKMLVNFVVNQNTIPYHWCAIQLAFFIMFVVSELFILSGMAYDRYVAVCNPLLYKVIMSQRVCWGLVVVPYLYSAFLSLLTTIKIFISSFCGYNVISHFYCDSLPLLTLLCSSTLDIELMLLICSAFNLVSSFLIVLVSYMLILATILSMNAAEGRYKAFSTCGSHLIVVFVLYGTLFFMYVQPKSSHSFDTDKMASVFYTVVIPMLNPLIYSLRNKEVKGALHRIWKNLCKIPI, encoded by the coding sequence atggataAGCAAAACCTAACAGTAATAAAGGAATTCATACTAATGGGGATCACAGACCGCCCTGAGCTCCAGGCTCCATTCTTCGGGTTGTTCCTTatcatctacatgatctcagtggtgggcaacttgggcatgatcatcctcaccaagatggactctAGGCTAaaaacacccatgtacttttttctcagacatcTGGCTTTTATTGATCTTGGACACTCAACTTCTGTGGGACCCAAAATGTTGGTAAATTTTGTAGTGAATCAAAATACAATCCCCTATCATTGGTGTGCTATACAGCTAGCCTTTTTCATAATGTTTGTAGTTAGTGAACTTTTCATTCTTTCTggaatggcctatgaccgctatgtggccgtctgtaaccctctgctctacaaaGTCATCATGTCTCAAAGAGTATGCTGGGGCCTGGTGGTAGTTCCCTATCTCTAcagtgcctttctctctcttctgaccacaataaagatttttatttcttccttctgtggttataatgtcattagtcatttctactgtgacagtCTTCCACTATTAACATTGCTGTGCTCAAGCACGCTTGATATTGAACTGATGTTACTGATCTGTTCAGCATTTAATTTAGTTTCATCCTTTCTGATAGTTCTAGTGTCCTACATGTTGATCCTTGCAACTATCCTCAGTATGAACGCTGCAGAGGGGAGGTACAAGGCCTTCTCCACGTGTGGATCTCACCTAATAGTAGTATTTGTGTTATATGGGACTCTATTCTTTATGTATGTGCAACCGAAATCCAGCCATTCCTTTGACACTGATAAGATGGCCTCTGTATTTTACACTGTGGTAATACCTATGCTAAATCCCTTAATATATAGTTTGAGGAACAAAGAGGTAAAAGGTGCCTTGCATAGGATATGGAAAAATTTATGCAAAATTCCTATTTAA